GAACTCCACACCCACGGCTTCGTTACCCCGGACCTCGGCATGGCCGCGTACCGCAATTCCTGCATCCTGCGTGAAATCACGGGCCGGGAGATCTACCCGATCGAGCGCAGCATCGCTTTCCAGCAGTTTGGCGCACCTGCCGCAGTGCAGGCCGAAACCGTAGGGGCACGTGTATGAGGTTCACGTTCCGTCCCGTCGATCCGGTAGCCGATGCACCCGTCCTCCACAGCTGGGTGAGCCGGGAGTACGCGCGGTTCTGGGGCATGGCCGGATGCACGGAACAGGACGTTGTTGAGGAGTACTCAGGCATCGCCGCCTCCGGACACCACCAGGCATTCCTGGGGCTCGACGGCGGAGTGCCCGCCTTCCTCATGGAACGGTACCTTCCGGAAGCGTCCCCGTTGGCGGACGTCTACGAAGTACAGCCCGGGGACGTGGGAATGCACCTGCTGGTATCGCCGCCGAGCGGAACCCCTCAATCCGGCTTCACCACGTCCGTCATGCAAGCCGTGATGACAGAACTCTTCGATGATCCCGGAACCCGGCGGGTCGTCGTCGAGCCTGATGCCCGGAACCACAAGATCCATCTCCTCAACCAGAAGGTGGGCTTCCGCCCGCACGGCGTGGTGACTCTTCCCGCCGTCGACCCTGCTGAGGACCACAAGCAGGGGCTCCTTAGCTTCTGTACCCGCGAGGACTTTCTCGCCACCCTGACCCCGATTCCGGCCGTGCCCGCCGCGGCGACCAAAGGAGAAACCCAGTGACAAGCACAGCCGAGGCCGCAACAGCACAGTCGCCGGTTGCCCACCTGACGCCGGAGCGTTGGGCCGTTGCCAACAGGCACCTGGTCCGCAAAGCGCTCGCAGAGTTCTCGCATGAACGCATCCTTGTTCCCGAACTCATCCGCGAAGAGGCGGACGGAATTGGTCTCTACAAGGTGGTGAGCGACGACGGTTCAGTGGAGTACCGCTTCCGCGCCCGGGTCTTGGAACTGGAGCACTGGTCCGTGCTCCCGGACTCGATCGGCCGGCACGGGGATGGCGGGAAGCTGCCGCTGGATGCCTTGGATTTCATTGCCGAGTTCCACCAAACGCTCGGCATCGGGATGGACATGCTGCCGGTGTATCTGGAAGAGATCAGCAGCACCCTGGCCGGCCACGCGTACAAGCAGGGCAAACCCTTCGGGTCCGTTGAACTGGCCGCCGGCGTGACGGGTGGCTCGGATGTTGCGGCTGACTTCCAGGCAATCGAGC
The Paenarthrobacter ureafaciens genome window above contains:
- a CDS encoding GNAT family N-acetyltransferase; the protein is MRFTFRPVDPVADAPVLHSWVSREYARFWGMAGCTEQDVVEEYSGIAASGHHQAFLGLDGGVPAFLMERYLPEASPLADVYEVQPGDVGMHLLVSPPSGTPQSGFTTSVMQAVMTELFDDPGTRRVVVEPDARNHKIHLLNQKVGFRPHGVVTLPAVDPAEDHKQGLLSFCTREDFLATLTPIPAVPAAATKGETQ